One segment of Brassica napus cultivar Da-Ae chromosome C3, Da-Ae, whole genome shotgun sequence DNA contains the following:
- the BNAANNG25460D gene encoding uncharacterized protein BNAANNG25460D, whose translation MALTHIVNPIIYPSPTIPRRFAAISPLKTLNPQFSRHTPQHAHALSRRLFLPSVSSIWDAITGGGDSNPREAIAAIRNGMQLFRQGDVSGSVTEFDKAIVLDSRQKAYLWQRGLSLYYMDRFEEGAEQFRLDVAQNPNDTEESIWCFLCEARLHGVDVARKQFLEVGRDSRPVMREAYNLFKNGGDPEKLVNDFSSGQASEVFYASLYAGLYYEAEGKSEKAKFHITAACGSPYGQRSDDYMASLAKVHCLCRNWSSGLV comes from the exons ATGGCACTAACCCATATCGTGAATCCAATCATATACCCTTCTCCCACTATCCCCCGGCGCTTCGCGGCGATCTCGCCacttaaaaccctaaacccccaaTTTTCCCGCCACACACCTCAACACGCCCACGCACTCTCTCGCAGACTCTTCCTCCCTTCTGTCTCCTCGATTTGGGATGCCATAACAGGTGGCGGAGATTCGAATCCCCGTGAAGCCATCGCAGCTATTCGAAACGGAATGCAACTCTTCAGACAG GGTGATGTTTCTGGATCGGTGACAGAGTTCGATAAAGCTATTGTGTTGGATTCCCGACAAAAGGCAT ATCTTTGGCAACGTGGGCTTTCTCTTTACTATATGGATAG GTTTGAAGAAGGAGCAGAACAGTTCAGGTTAGATGTTGCTCAAAACCCAAATGACACTGAGGAATCGATTTGGTGCTTTCTCTGTGAGGCTCGGCTTCACGGTGTCGATGTTGCACGAAAACAATTTCTTGAG GTTGGTAGAGATTCTCGGCCTGTGATGAGGGAAGCTTATAACCTATTCAAGAACGGTGGTGATCCtgaaaag TTGGTTAATGACTTCTCGAGTGGTCAAGCAAGTGAAGTCTTCTACGCTTCATTGTATGCAGGGCTCTACTATGAAGCTGAG GGTAAATCAGAAAAGGCAAAGTTTCACATAACAGCGGCTTGTGGATCTCCATATGGGCAGAG GTCTGATGATTACATGGCTTCACTTGCTAAAGTTCACTGCCTTTGTAGAAACTGGAGCTCCGGTTTAGTTTGA
- the LOC106388865 gene encoding uncharacterized protein LOC106388865: MGKRARNSDIKVRSKDSDDSDEDYEISDEDEEEEEEEYEEADDLSEFDDCDLKEYEDSFDGCDVSEAVEDEGFNEVEEEEEDVMLRNVEWPKVKTGPRGNRKITGCKSRKVDEVVASDNEDVDLDDEDEDEEEMGESRKAVKAGSLDGIGLGKRRRVFYDVEDEDGEEEEDERDVESARCEKVDLDSGHNGEDGEMRLEEQENVSHETEKEDDGDYDEDEDGDEEFTADEEDVSLDEEEEEEEEEEKVCKRNMRKQRSRGGRKRRKKCSVTNGRKRRGKKTKEGVDEDEDDDDCLPVRKKVKTRSSRPRRRCTVPSDSDIAFSGESDFEYTISEEEREQVREASSLLRSSVTSIRKTTVHKDLPQLRKSPVKKVEQVKRDVMKNVCGICLSEEDMRRLKGTLDCCSHYFCFTCIMEWSKVESRCPLCKQRFRTISKPARSTPGVDLREVVIPVPERDQVYQPTEEELRSYLDPYENTICSECHQGEDDGLMLLCDLCDSSAHTYCVGLGREVPEGNWYCEVCRPVALGSASSQTHTTSEQQRVSGFFSRPSPLVVSGQYQDPSLLVSPRTPFSNGEYLFSSRLPNGDVQGSSPSGLGATTLSRRRTLHRHIQNIINGDRLINMGSRGGGTSMIANSSDGFVSTQIGHGREREVPQHSLQTGMSLYTISEERLPNSSPLISAHNPELLSSRLDHFGSEQAVGRYSNNTFLGDQPIDLGLHHGVGQGDPLFGNQQHLRSYMPNTMPSTGGEQLQHRVNDHLKNLSRQINLGQATFDEISTCSLHTILAACGLEHKSSEVHLVPPPVTCLHDDMSPCSSSSSSLMKGCCYSCFDSFVEDVVKMILDTRQPHWLRLGLH, encoded by the exons ATGGGAAAGAGAGCTAGAAATTCAGATATAAAGGTTAGATCTAAGGATTCGGATGATTCAGATGAGGATTATGAAATATCcgatgaggatgaagaagaagaggaagaagagtatGAAGAAGCTGATGATCTCAGCGAGTTTGATGATTGTGATCTCAAGGAGTATGAAGATTCTTTTGATGGTTGTGATGTCTCTGAGGCGGTGGAGGATGAGGGATTTAATGAggtggaggaagaggaagaagatgttaTGCTGAGGAATGTTGAGTGGCCGAAGGTGAAGACTGGTCCGCGTGGTAATAGGAAGATCACGGGATGCAAGTCGAGAAAGGTGGATGAGGTTGTTGCATCTGACAATGAAGATGTGGATTTGGATGACGAAGACGAAGACGAGGAGGAGATGGGAGAGTCAAGGAAGGCTGTTAAAGCTGGGTCTTTGGATGGAATTGGTTTAGGTAAGCGAAGGAGAGTATTCTATGACGTTGAAGATGAAGATGGCgaggaggaagaggacgagAGGGATGTGGAAAGTGCCAGGTGTGAAAAGGTGGATTTAGATTCTGGTCATAATGGTGAAGACGGAGAGATGAGATTGGAAGAGCAGGAGAATGTGTCACACGAGACTGAAAAGGAAGATGATGGAGATtatgatgaggatgaggatggcGACGAAGAATTTACCGCAGATGAAGAAGATGTCTCATTAgacgaggaagaggaggaagaagaagaagaagaaaaggtttGTAAGAGAAACATGCGAAAGCAGAGATCTAGAGGAGGCCGTAAAAGACGAAAGAAATGCTCCGTTACAAATGGAAGAAAGAGACGTGGGAAGAAAACAAAGGAAGGagttgatgaagatgaagatgatgatgactgCTTACCTGTAAGAAAGAAGGTGAAAACGAGATCATCGAGGCCAAGGCGTCGGTGTACTGTGCCATCAGATTCAGACATTGCCTTTTCAGGAGAATCCGATTTTGAGTACACAATCTCAGAGGAGGAAAGAGAGCAGGTAAGGGAAGCCAGTAGTCTGTTGAGAAGTAGTGTGACATCTATAAGAAAAACTACGGTCCATAAAGATTTGCCCCAGCTTCGAAAGTCACCTGTGAAGAAGGTAGAGCAAGTGAAAAGGGATGTGATGAAAAACGTTTGTGGGATTTGTCTGTCTGAAGAAGACATGCGAAGATTAAAGGGAACATTGGATTGCTGTAGTCATTACTTCTGTTTCACGTGCATAATGGAGTGGTCGAAAGTAGAATCTCGATGTCCTCTATGCAAGCAGCGGTTCAGAACAATCAGTAAACCAGCAAGATCTACACCTGGAGTTGATTTGAGAGAAGTTGTGATACCTGTACCTGAACGGGATCAG GTCTATCAACCGACTGAGGAAGAGTTGAGGAGTTATCTtgacccctacgaaaatacaaTATGTTCTGAATGTCACCAAGGTGAAGATGATGGGCTTATGTTGCTTTGTGATCTTTGCGATTCATCTGCACATACGTACTGTGTTGGACTCGGGAGGGAAGTTCCTGAAGGAAACTGGTACTGTGAAGTTTGCAGACCTGTTGCACTTGGATCAGCTAGTTCCCAAACGCATACAACATCTGAGCAACAAAGGGTCAGTGGCTTTTTCAGTAGACCATCACCTCTTGTAGTTTCAGGGCAGTATCAAGATCCGTCTTTGCTAGTCTCCCCACGTACACCATTTTCCAATGGAGAGTACCTTTTTTCTTCAAGGCTTCCTAATGGTGATGTTCAAGGCTCTTCTCCTTCCGGCTTAGGGGCAACGACGTTATCAAGACGAAGGACACTTCATAGACacatacaaaatattatcaacGGTGATAGACTTATTAATATGGGTAGTAGAGGTGGTGGAACATCGATGATTGCTAACTCGAGTGATGGTTTCGTGTCTACACAAATTGGTCATGGCAGAGAAAGAGAAGTGCCTCAACATTCATTACAAACAGGGATGTCATTGTATACAATCTCCGAGGAAAGACTACCTAATAGCAGTCCGTTGATATCTGCCCATAACCCTGAGCTTTTGTCTTCGAGGTTGGACCATTTTGGAAGCGAACAAGCAGTAGGGCGTTACTCTAATAACACATTTCTTGGTGACCAACCAATCGATTTAGGATTGCATCATGGAGTGGGTCAGGGTGACCCCTTGTTTGGTAATCAACAACATCTACGCAGCTACATGCCAAACACAATGCCTTCCACCGGAGGAGAACAACTGCAACACAGAGTTAATGACCATCTCAAGAACTTGTCCCGTCAAATAAACTTAG GTCAAGCCACGTTTGACGAGATTTCCACGTGCTCATTACACACGATATTGGCAGCTTGTGGACTGGAACACAAGAGCAGTGAAGTCCACCTTGTTCCGCCGCCTGTGACGTGTCTTCACGATGATATGAGTCcttgcagcagcagcagcagcagcctgATGAAAGGGTGCTGCTATTCATGTTTTGATTCATTTGTAGAAGATGTAGTTAAGATGATTCTGGACACGAGACAACCCCATTGGTTGAGGTTAGGGCTCCACTAA